The following coding sequences are from one Rhineura floridana isolate rRhiFlo1 chromosome 2, rRhiFlo1.hap2, whole genome shotgun sequence window:
- the CDK5R2 gene encoding cyclin-dependent kinase 5 activator 2: protein MGTVLSLSPGAPGKGGGGVLAEKTAPGRAHGKGESRLKRPGVLISALTWKRLVAASAKKKKNAKKVTPKPGSGGAPDPLVQQRNRENVRKSQPEGTKQGPLAVPVPTLPASAQEGGKPPPPSNRAAAGSPRRVIVQASTGELLRCLGDFVCRRCYRLKELSPGEVIGWFRSVDRSLLLQGWQDQGFITPANLVFVYLLCREALQGDQIGSPAELQASFLTCLYLAYSYMGNEISYPLKPFLVEGDKERFWDRCLAIIQGLSAKMLQINSDPHFFTQVFQDLKNESEPPPTKDSSSNKHWTISLDR from the coding sequence ATGGGTACGGTGCTGTCGCTGTCTCCCGGCGCGCCGGGGAAGGGCGGCGGCGGGGTCCTGGCCGAAAAGACGGCGCCAGGCAGGGCGCACGGCAAAGGCGAAAGCCGCTTGAAACGGCCCGGCGTGCTGATCTCCGCCCTCACCTGGAAGCGCCTGGTGGCCGCCTcggccaagaagaagaaaaacgcCAAAAAGGTGACGCCCAAGCCGGGCTCCGGCGGCGCGCCCGACCCCTTGGTGCAGCAGCGCAACCGCGAGAACGTGCGCAAGTCCCAGCCGGAGGGGACCAAGCAGGGCCCCTTGGCCGTCCCGGTGCCCACCTTGCCCGCCTCCGCCCAAGAGGGCGGGAAGCCGCCGCCGCCCAGCAACCGCGCGGCTGCCGGCTCTCCGCGCCGGGTGATCGTGCAGGCTTCCACCGGCGAGCTGCTCCGCTGCTTGGGGGACTTCGTGTGCCGCCGCTGCTACCGGCTCAAGGAACTGAGCCCCGGTGAGGTCATCGGCTGGTTCCGCAGCGTGGACCGCTCGCTTCTGCTCCAGGGCTGGCAGGACCAAGGCTTCATCACGCCGGCCAACCTCGTTTTCGTCTACTTGCTGTGCCGCGAGGCGCTGCAGGGCGATCAGATCGGCAGCCCAGCCGAGCTGCAGGcctccttcctcacctgcctCTACCTGGCCTACTCCTACATGGGCAATGAAATCTCCTACCCGCTCAAGCCCTTTCTGGTGGAGGGCGACAAGGAGCGCTTTTGGGACCGCTGCCTTGCCATCATCCAAGGCCTCAGCGCCAAGATGCTGCAGATCAACTCCGACCCGCACTTCTTCACGCAGGTCTTCCAGGACCTCAAGAACGAAAGCGAGCCCCCCCCCACAAAGGACTCCAGCTCCAACAAACACTGGACTATAAGCCTGGACCGCTAG